One Amaranthus tricolor cultivar Red isolate AtriRed21 chromosome 1, ASM2621246v1, whole genome shotgun sequence DNA window includes the following coding sequences:
- the LOC130811449 gene encoding F-box protein At3g07870-like: protein MTKKDGSNQSFFEEIPSSIISDILSRLPIKACLKCKMVCKEWYHITMSPEFAELRHARDSYSALLFYGKFHNWTTNFLLLDLDKTSNVDELGNISVGVDSMIGFKSEFNLPNRKLHLVNQCNGVVCLKAPEMWSPFIVSNPLTGQFLIVKQSQKPYHSLQGYGLGYCPVSRKFKLLRILMTKCKYVADIQTLGTNEWRSLGDAQVSKEKIGAFLHGSLHWYSSKDHCIWSFHFGNEQFLHIPAPVEITRCSSIDVTVFDSYLCYSCISKDGFQRDIWLMKEYGVKDSWVKQFVLEKREFGLLYVPLLRIGSGEILVSFRGRCNLLAYDLKSETYRKVKVHGISFFDVVTFDMNLSQL, encoded by the coding sequence ATGACGAAGAAAGACGGATCTAATCAATCCTTTTTTGAGGAAATTCCCTCTTCCATTATTTCTGATATTCTGTCAAGGCTCCCAATTAAGGCATGCCTAAAATGTAAGATGGTCTGTAAAGAATGGTATCATATCACCATGAGTCCTGAGTTTGCAGAGTTACGCCATGCTCGTGATTCCTATTCCGCCTTATTATTCTATGGTAAATTTCATAACTGGACCACAAATTTCTTGTTACTTGACCTAGACAAGACCTCAAATGTTGATGAATTGGGTAATATCAGTGTTGGTGTTGATTCCATGATTGGGTTTAAGTCTGAATTTAATCTTCCCAATCGCAAATTACATTTGGTTAATCAATGCAACGGGGTTGTCTGTTTAAAAGCTCCAGAAATGTGGAGTCCATTTATTGTAAGCAACCCACTCACAGGCCAATTTCTCATCGTTAAGCAAAGTCAAAAACCTTATCATTCTCTTCAGGGTTACGGGCTAGGGTATTGTCCTGTTTCGCGCAAATTCAAATTACTAAGAATCCTGATGACTAAGTGTAAGTATGTGGCTGACATACAGACACTTGGTACCAATGAATGGAGGAGTCTTGGTGATGCACAAGTAAGCAAGGAAAAAATTGGTGCTTTTCTGCACGGCTCACTTCACTGGTACTCTTCTAAAGACCATTGCATATGGTCATTCCATTTTGGAAATGAACAGTTTCTGCATATTCCCGCACCTGTCGAAATCACTCGATGCAGCTCGATTGATGTGACAGTTTTTGATTCTTACCTTTGTTATAGCTGCATCTCGAAAGATGGTTTTCAGAGGGACATATGGCTTATGAAAGAGTATGGAGTAAAAGATTCATGGGTGAAACAATTTGTGTTGGAGAAGAGAGAATTTGGATTGTTATATGTCCCTCTGTTGCGAATAGGTAGCGGGGAAATATTGGTATCATTTAGAGGCAGATGTAATCTTTTAGCTTATGATCTGAAATCGGAAACTTATAGAAAGGTTAAGGTACATGGAATTTCTTTTTTCGATGTGGTGACATTTGATATGAATCTGTCTCAGTTGTAA
- the LOC130811321 gene encoding ATP-dependent (S)-NAD(P)H-hydrate dehydratase isoform X2 — protein MSTWLTHLDATKSGVLVLSAVLRRQGFLVRALGGNSENCFVKMNALEADALNIITRITPKLDSSRHKGQAGKIAVVGGCREYTGAPYFAAISALKIGADLSHVFCTKDAAPIIKSYSPELIVHPVLEESYSVKDENKGFTANKVLSEVKKWMERFDCLVVGPGLGRDPFLLECVGEIIKHARHLNIPLVIDGDGLFLVTNNLDLISGYTMAVLSPNINEYKRLVQKVLNCEVDEEESSAQIRSLAKGVAVFLSWASRYNLLAENKQSSRAINPTIMGCVAGSALLRKAASLAFENKKRSTLTGDIIECLGQSLEDICPV, from the exons ATGAGTACTTGGTTAACCCATTTGGATGCAACGAAGAGTGGCGTGTTGGTGTTGTCGGCTGTATTGAGAAGGCAAGGGTTTTTAGTAAGAGCTTTAGGAGGAAATTCTGAAAATTGTTTTGTAAAAATGAATGCCTTGGAAGCTGATGCCTTGAATATCATTACAAGGATAACTCCTAAACTTGATTCGTCACGCCATAAAGGACAAGCTG GCAAAATAGCTGTTGTTGGAGGTTGTCGAGAATACACTGGTGCTCCTTACTTTGCAGCAATCTCAGCTTTAAAAATT GGTGCAGATCTGTCAcatgtgttttgcacaaaagaTGCAGCTCCAATCATCAAGAGCTACAGTCCTGAGTTGATTGTGCATCCGGTGCTGGAAGAGTCATATAGTGTCAA GGATGAAAACAAAGGATTCACTGCTAACAAGGTTCTTTCTGAAGTTAAGAAGTGGATGGAACGATTTGACTGTCTTGTTGTAGGCCCAGGTCTTGGAAGGGATCCATTTCTTCTG GAATGTGTGGGTGAAATTATAAAACATGCTCGGCATTTGAATATTCCACTTGTTATAGATGGG GACGGACTATTTCTTGTAACCAATAACCTTGATCTGATTAGTGGTTACACAATGGCTGTGCTTTCGCCAAATATCAATGAGTACAAGCGTCTTGTGCAGAAAGTGCTGAATTGTGAAGTAGATGAGGAAGAGTCTTCTGCTCAGATACGTTCTCTTGCTAAAGG TGTTGCCGTGTTCTTATCCTGGGCTAGTCGATACAATCTGCTCGCTGAGAATAAGCAGAGTTCAAG GGCAATAAACCCGACCATAATGGGATGTGTAGCTGGGTCTGCTTTACTGAGGAAAGCTGCATCCCTGGCTTTTGAGAATAAGAAGCGATCTACTCTTACAGGCGATATTATCGAGTGCTTGGGGCAGAG CTTGGAGGATATATGTCCTGTGTAG
- the LOC130811321 gene encoding ATP-dependent (S)-NAD(P)H-hydrate dehydratase isoform X1, translating into MSTWLTHLDATKSGVLVLSAVLRRQGFLVRALGGNSENCFVKMNALEADALNIITRITPKLDSSRHKGQAGKIAVVGGCREYTGAPYFAAISALKIGADLSHVFCTKDAAPIIKSYSPELIVHPVLEESYSVKDENKGFTANKVLSEVKKWMERFDCLVVGPGLGRDPFLLECVGEIIKHARHLNIPLVIDGDGLFLVTNNLDLISGYTMAVLSPNINEYKRLVQKVLNCEVDEEESSAQIRSLAKGIGCVTVLRKGKLDLISDGDTVCSVSIFGSPRRCGGQGDILSGSVAVFLSWASRYNLLAENKQSSRAINPTIMGCVAGSALLRKAASLAFENKKRSTLTGDIIECLGQSLEDICPV; encoded by the exons ATGAGTACTTGGTTAACCCATTTGGATGCAACGAAGAGTGGCGTGTTGGTGTTGTCGGCTGTATTGAGAAGGCAAGGGTTTTTAGTAAGAGCTTTAGGAGGAAATTCTGAAAATTGTTTTGTAAAAATGAATGCCTTGGAAGCTGATGCCTTGAATATCATTACAAGGATAACTCCTAAACTTGATTCGTCACGCCATAAAGGACAAGCTG GCAAAATAGCTGTTGTTGGAGGTTGTCGAGAATACACTGGTGCTCCTTACTTTGCAGCAATCTCAGCTTTAAAAATT GGTGCAGATCTGTCAcatgtgttttgcacaaaagaTGCAGCTCCAATCATCAAGAGCTACAGTCCTGAGTTGATTGTGCATCCGGTGCTGGAAGAGTCATATAGTGTCAA GGATGAAAACAAAGGATTCACTGCTAACAAGGTTCTTTCTGAAGTTAAGAAGTGGATGGAACGATTTGACTGTCTTGTTGTAGGCCCAGGTCTTGGAAGGGATCCATTTCTTCTG GAATGTGTGGGTGAAATTATAAAACATGCTCGGCATTTGAATATTCCACTTGTTATAGATGGG GACGGACTATTTCTTGTAACCAATAACCTTGATCTGATTAGTGGTTACACAATGGCTGTGCTTTCGCCAAATATCAATGAGTACAAGCGTCTTGTGCAGAAAGTGCTGAATTGTGAAGTAGATGAGGAAGAGTCTTCTGCTCAGATACGTTCTCTTGCTAAAGG GATTGGATGCGTAACTGTTTTGAGGAAAGGAAAATTGGATCTCATTAGTGATGGTGATACAG TATGTTCGGTGAGCATCTTTGGTTCTCCCAGGCGCTGTGGTGGACAGGGCGATATACTTTCTGGAAG TGTTGCCGTGTTCTTATCCTGGGCTAGTCGATACAATCTGCTCGCTGAGAATAAGCAGAGTTCAAG GGCAATAAACCCGACCATAATGGGATGTGTAGCTGGGTCTGCTTTACTGAGGAAAGCTGCATCCCTGGCTTTTGAGAATAAGAAGCGATCTACTCTTACAGGCGATATTATCGAGTGCTTGGGGCAGAG CTTGGAGGATATATGTCCTGTGTAG